The nucleotide sequence GTGGCCGTGTCTTTGGCGAGGGTATGCCAGCTGAAAAAATCGAACAAAGGCGGCCAGTCGACGCTGATGTCGCCGTACCAGTGGCTGCCGCCGGGGTACTCATAGTAGCTGAAGTCGGGGTGAAAACCGGCCAGTAGCTTCTTCATCTGCCGGGCGTATTCCACCGAAACCGTCCGGTCGGCGTCGCCGTGGTTGATGTACACACCCAGCGGTTTGTAGTTTTGTACCAGCGCCAGCACATTGCTCGGGTTACTGGCCCGCAGCAACATCGCTTCCATGGGCGACGACGCACTGTCGGGAATCATGCCGTCGTGCGAGCCGTAGGACGACAAGGTAGGGTACCCCGCGCAGGGCGCAATGGCCGCCCAGTTGCCGGGGTAAGTCGCGCCCAGGAACCAGGTACCGTGTCCGCCCATCGAGTGGCCCGTGAGGTAGATCTTCTCGGGATCGGGCGAATAATTTTTCTTCGCAATCGCCAGCACTTCCAGGGCGTCGAGCCGACCCCAGTCCTCCCAGTTGAAGCCGCGCGGACGACGGTTGGTAGGCGCCACCAGCACGCCCCAATCTTTGGGCTTGTAAGCCCGCGCCTGGTTGATGGCTTGCACTTCGGCCCCATGCACTGAGAAAAACAAAGCGGGTGCCACACCAGGCTTGGGATTGAGCTGCGGGGCTACGGAATAGTACTGCACCGTGCCGTCAATGTCGCTGACAAAGGTACGGCTGTACTGCTTGCCGGTCGCGATGGTTTCCAATTCTATAGATTTCGTATCCAGCATTTTTCCGCTTTGCAGCAGCGAGAGGTTTACCGTTTGCTTGCCGATGTTCGTGGCTTTACTTCCGTTCAGAAGCACCCCTACCTTACGGGTGCTGAGAGCGGGGACAGCAGGTACCTCGACCGACATCTTATTTCCCATTACATCGGAGATAATCGTCAGATCGGTTAGTGGCTTGGAAGAGGTGTTGACCACCACTAGGCCGACCCACAGCGAGTCATTTTGCAGGGTAGGTACCACGTGCGGCATGGTCAGGTCGGCGGTGTTGAGGTACACGGGCTTTTCGGGAAAATCAAGCTTGGCCACAATCCCGCCGTACGAACCGAAGCGGCCCACGCGGACGTAAAATTCATTTTTCCCTTTTTTCAGAACCACAGGAATATCCATCCAGCCGTAGCGGTAGATATCGCCCCCGTGCGGCACGCCGTTGACGTACACCATGTCGTTGCCGGTTACGTTCAACAGGGCGGTCTGCGCTTTTTTGGTGGTGTAGGTCAGGTA is from Salmonirosea aquatica and encodes:
- a CDS encoding alpha/beta hydrolase-fold protein, which gives rise to MRTILLFVLTFFSLLPDVSAQTTFYFSEGLVAGPFHQYGREAIYKDELAYALNTNALTSPQDGGTFSTLDQKEITWKAMKADSMHRFRSRDMGNGYLYLTYTTKKAQTALLNVTGNDMVYVNGVPHGGDIYRYGWMDIPVVLKKGKNEFYVRVGRFGSYGGIVAKLDFPEKPVYLNTADLTMPHVVPTLQNDSLWVGLVVVNTSSKPLTDLTIISDVMGNKMSVEVPAVPALSTRKVGVLLNGSKATNIGKQTVNLSLLQSGKMLDTKSIELETIATGKQYSRTFVSDIDGTVQYYSVAPQLNPKPGVAPALFFSVHGAEVQAINQARAYKPKDWGVLVAPTNRRPRGFNWEDWGRLDALEVLAIAKKNYSPDPEKIYLTGHSMGGHGTWFLGATYPGNWAAIAPCAGYPTLSSYGSHDGMIPDSASSPMEAMLLRASNPSNVLALVQNYKPLGVYINHGDADRTVSVEYARQMKKLLAGFHPDFSYYEYPGGSHWYGDISVDWPPLFDFFSWHTLAKDTATAANHVDFTTANPGVSGRMKWATIHQQQEPLRFSRIVLDRDQAKNRITGTTQNVATLSLDLGAFAPGTEVKIQLDSVAEVPYSVKSPNETIFLKKEDTWKVAGKPDARQKGTRRSGTLKEPFNHRMVFVYATGGSAAEKAWALDKAKFDMESWYYRGNGAVDLIADTEFDPQRYPDRGVVLYGNATNNAAWPKLLADCPIQVANGTLTVGTRTFSGNNLAAYFVWPRQDSEVASVAVVSGTGLIGMQAANANQYFSGGSGFPDFMIFTNDMLRSGVTGVKMAGFYNNDWSLKESETVVSQ